From Silene latifolia isolate original U9 population unplaced genomic scaffold, ASM4854445v1 scaffold_75, whole genome shotgun sequence, one genomic window encodes:
- the LOC141640280 gene encoding uncharacterized protein LOC141640280: MARTMLLCSSLPHNFWAEVISTTCYVHNRALIRPIIRTTPYELLRGRKPNISHLRCFGNKCFIHNNGKNRLSKFDPRSDEAVSVGYANHSKAYKVFNKRTLCIEESVHVIFDENNTFDKAERDEEEVMNEPDFCLYKGDIPKLDEEDKEIKGTNDKHGNPSNEKGKRSEGERFLDLNHLKKVSPVQITFMRLESLRNGDIKTLIPWSLVNLRRGVQTRRRLNNFSSFYSFLSTIEPTNSKEVLAESDWIVAMQEELQQFKRNKVWHLVPRPRDRSVIRTR, translated from the exons atggcacgcactatGTTATTGTGTAGTAGTCTACCTcataatttttgggctgaagttaTTAGTACtacatgctatgttcataatcgagcctTGATTAGACCTATCATTAGGACGACTCCATATGAGCTTTTAAGAGGACGAAAACCAAATATATCTCATCTTCGTTGCTTCGGGAACAAATGCTTCATCCATAACAACGGCAAAAATCGTTTAAGCAAATTTGATCCTAGAAGTGACGAAGCTGTTTCCGTTGGATACGCAAATCATAGTAAGGCATACAAAGTTTTTAATAAAAGAACTTTATGTATCGaggaaagtgttcatgttatttttgatgagaataatacgTTTGATAAAGCTGAACGGGATGAGGAAGAAGTTATGAACGAACCTGATTTTTGTCTATATAAAGGTGATATCCCAAAGCTGGATGAGGAAGACAAAGAAATTAAAGGCACAAATGATAAACATGGAAATCCTTCaaatgaaaagggaaagagatctgag GGGGAACGCTTCTTGGATCTCAATCATTTGAAGAAGGTGAGCCCGGTTCAAATAACATTTATGCGTCTTGAGTctctaagaaatggagatataaaAACTCTCATCCCATGGAGTCTTGTAAACTTAAGAAGAGGTGTTCAAACTCGTAGAAGGTTGAATAACTTTTcttctttctactcttttctctCCACCATTGAACCAACCAATAGCAAAGAAGTccttgctgaatcagattggatcgTTGCAATGCAAGAAGAATTGCAACAATTCAAAAGGAATAAAGTTTGGCACTTGGTTCCTAGACCAAGAGATAGATCTGTTATTAGAACAAGATGA